A single genomic interval of Bacillus spongiae harbors:
- a CDS encoding GntR family transcriptional regulator: MTIRTDTRHLYLQVIDRLKQDIEAGKYKEKEKLPSEFDLSKQLGVSRATLREALRILEEENIIVRRHGVGTFVNAKPLFTSGIEQLNSVTNMIKQAGMTPGTIFLSSTTQGPTEEDVRRFTCEEEDEMVVIERVRTANGEPIVYCIDKIPSHIIPEKLTHENESLLVGLDKEGDVSISYAVAQIEPMGFHEKISPILHCEPETALLILKQMHYDEKDQPILYSVNYFRADKFSFHVLRKRI, from the coding sequence GTGACAATTAGAACAGATACGAGACATTTGTACTTACAAGTCATTGATCGCTTGAAACAAGATATTGAAGCTGGTAAATACAAAGAAAAAGAAAAGCTTCCATCTGAGTTTGATTTATCGAAACAGCTAGGGGTCTCAAGAGCCACGTTAAGAGAGGCGTTGAGAATTTTAGAAGAGGAAAATATCATTGTTCGTCGACATGGCGTAGGTACATTTGTAAATGCTAAACCGTTATTTACTTCAGGGATAGAACAGTTAAATAGCGTAACTAACATGATTAAACAGGCTGGTATGACACCTGGGACCATTTTCTTAAGTTCTACAACCCAAGGACCTACCGAGGAAGATGTTCGCCGATTTACTTGTGAAGAAGAGGATGAAATGGTTGTAATCGAAAGGGTTCGAACGGCTAACGGAGAACCGATCGTTTATTGTATTGATAAGATTCCTTCTCATATCATCCCTGAAAAATTGACACATGAAAATGAGTCATTATTAGTAGGTCTTGATAAAGAAGGAGATGTGTCAATTTCCTATGCAGTAGCTCAGATTGAACCAATGGGGTTTCATGAGAAAATTTCTCCAATTCTTCATTGTGAACCAGAAACAGCGCTACTGATTTTAAAACAAATGCACTACGATGAGAAGGATCAGCCGATCCTATACTCAGTCAACTACTTTCGGGCAGATAAGTTCAGCTTCCATGTACTAAGGAAACGAATTTAA